Proteins from a single region of Oryza brachyantha chromosome 6, ObraRS2, whole genome shotgun sequence:
- the LOC102710133 gene encoding protein ALTERED XYLOGLUCAN 4-like isoform X2, with amino-acid sequence MKKPAAGMAPLPPSPTKSKAGTGSGSPRLLHSVSGEWSVVVRRNVKSSLLLLLVLSTFFVVSVLRSSRSFAPPPPAAASEAQALTPQGETVPGDDGRGDDQEQISDAAGNNVAAERERSSSADISLPSTNSSTEAAAAAAPSHAGSVDMEEKCDMSMGKWVREPKGAVYTHMCATLAEYKNCQKHGKDPGHLYWRWQPDGCDLPRFSPERFLAAVRGKRLAFIGDSLARNQMDSLLCLLSQAETPMEVYADGHDKFRTWRFPEHDFTLMVMWTEFFVHAEPVVGAEGEPTPSFDIHLDRLSANWTRRLPELDYAVISCGNWFNRPNYLWEGGRRVGCVKCSEANLSDVGVPYAVRRVVRAAVEGIARCRGCRSGLVAFLRTYSPDHFEHGSWFNGGYCNRTRPLEEAELRPDSAAWELRRVQLEEVRRARKTAAAASGGGRRFELLDVTKAMMMRADGHPGAHIDPRWQRAISDCLHWCMPGPVDMWNELLLRRITEISPPAAAR; translated from the exons ATGAAGAAGCCGGCCGCCGGAATGGCGCCTCTTCCTCCGTCGCCGACCAAGAGCAAAGCCGgcaccggcagcggcagccCGAGACTGCTTCACAGCGTCAGCGGCGAGTGGAGCGTCGTGGTGCGGCGGAACGTCAAGtcctcgctgctgctgctgctcgtgcTCTCCACCTTCTTCGTCGTCTCCGTCCTCCGCTCCTCCCGGAgcttcgcgccgccgccaccggccgccgccagcgaGGCACAGGCACTGACGCCGCAGGGCGAGACTGTTcctggcgacgacggcagagGTGATGATCAAGAACAGATCAGTGACGCTGCAGGAAACAATGTGGCAGCTGAACGCGAACGGAGCTCGTCTGCTGACATCTCGCTGCCATCGACGAACTCATCAactgaagcagcagcagctgctgctccaAGTCATGCCG GATCAGTGGACATGGAGGAGAAATGCGACATGTCGATGGGGAAATGGGTGAGGGAGCCGAAGGGCGCAGTGTACACGCACATGTGCGCGACGCTGGCGGAGTACAAGAACTGCCAGAAGCACGGCAAGGATCCTGGCCACCTCTACTGGCGGTGGCAGCCCGACGGGTGCGACCTGCCGCGGTTCTCGCCGGAGCggttcctcgccgccgtccgcggcAAGCGGCTCGCCTTCATCGGCGACTCGCTGGCGCGCAACCAGATGGACTCCCTGCTCTGCCTCCTCTCTCAG GCCGAGACGCCGATGGAGGTGTACGCCGACGGGCACGACAAGTTCCGGACGTGGCGATTCCCGGAGCACGACTTCACGCTGATGGTGATGTGGACGGAGTTCTTCGTGCACGCGGAGCCGGTGGTCGGCGCCGAGGGCgagccgacgccgtcgttcgacATCCACCTCGACAGGCTGAGCGCCAACTGGACACGCCGCCTGCCGGAGCTCGACTACGCCGTCATCTCCTGCGGCAACTGGTTCAACCGCCCCAACTACCTCTGGGagggcggccgccgcgtcggctGCGTCAAGTGCAGCGAGGCCAACCTCAGCGACGTCGGCGTCCCCtacgccgtccgccgcgtggtgcgcgccgccgtcgagggcATCGCGCGGTGCCGGGGCTGCAGGAGCGGCCTCGTCGCGTTCCTGCGGACCTACTCGCCGGACCACTTCGAGCACGGCTCCTGGTTCAACGGTGGCTACTGCAACCGGACGCGGCcgctggaggaggcggagctgcGCCCGGACAGCGCCGCGTGGGAGCTGCGGAGGGTGCAGCTCGAGGAGGTGAGGCGGGcgaggaagacggcggcggcggcgagcggcggcgggaggaggttCGAGTTGCTGGACGTGACGAAGGCGATGATGATGCGCGCCGACGGCCACCCCGGCGCGCACATCGACCCGAGGTGGCAGAGGGCCATCAGCGACTGCCTGCACTGGTGCATGCCGGGCCCCGTCGACATGTGGAACGAGCTGCTGCTCCGGAGGATCACCGagatctcgccgccggcggccgcgaggTGA
- the LOC102710133 gene encoding protein ALTERED XYLOGLUCAN 4-like isoform X1: protein MKKPAAGMAPLPPSPTKSKAGTGSGSPRLLHSVSGEWSVVVRRNVKSSLLLLLVLSTFFVVSVLRSSRSFAPPPPAAASEAQALTPQGETVPGDDGRGDDQEQISDAAGNNVAAERERSSSADISLPSTNSSTEAAAAAAPSHAGKVKCLLAKSVRRLTFSRCLIMWLMAGSVDMEEKCDMSMGKWVREPKGAVYTHMCATLAEYKNCQKHGKDPGHLYWRWQPDGCDLPRFSPERFLAAVRGKRLAFIGDSLARNQMDSLLCLLSQAETPMEVYADGHDKFRTWRFPEHDFTLMVMWTEFFVHAEPVVGAEGEPTPSFDIHLDRLSANWTRRLPELDYAVISCGNWFNRPNYLWEGGRRVGCVKCSEANLSDVGVPYAVRRVVRAAVEGIARCRGCRSGLVAFLRTYSPDHFEHGSWFNGGYCNRTRPLEEAELRPDSAAWELRRVQLEEVRRARKTAAAASGGGRRFELLDVTKAMMMRADGHPGAHIDPRWQRAISDCLHWCMPGPVDMWNELLLRRITEISPPAAAR from the exons ATGAAGAAGCCGGCCGCCGGAATGGCGCCTCTTCCTCCGTCGCCGACCAAGAGCAAAGCCGgcaccggcagcggcagccCGAGACTGCTTCACAGCGTCAGCGGCGAGTGGAGCGTCGTGGTGCGGCGGAACGTCAAGtcctcgctgctgctgctgctcgtgcTCTCCACCTTCTTCGTCGTCTCCGTCCTCCGCTCCTCCCGGAgcttcgcgccgccgccaccggccgccgccagcgaGGCACAGGCACTGACGCCGCAGGGCGAGACTGTTcctggcgacgacggcagagGTGATGATCAAGAACAGATCAGTGACGCTGCAGGAAACAATGTGGCAGCTGAACGCGAACGGAGCTCGTCTGCTGACATCTCGCTGCCATCGACGAACTCATCAactgaagcagcagcagctgctgctccaAGTCATGCCGGTAAGGTGAAATGTTTACTCGCGAAAAGCGTACGGCGTTTAACTTTTTCTCGGTGTTTGATAATGTGGTTAATGGCAGGATCAGTGGACATGGAGGAGAAATGCGACATGTCGATGGGGAAATGGGTGAGGGAGCCGAAGGGCGCAGTGTACACGCACATGTGCGCGACGCTGGCGGAGTACAAGAACTGCCAGAAGCACGGCAAGGATCCTGGCCACCTCTACTGGCGGTGGCAGCCCGACGGGTGCGACCTGCCGCGGTTCTCGCCGGAGCggttcctcgccgccgtccgcggcAAGCGGCTCGCCTTCATCGGCGACTCGCTGGCGCGCAACCAGATGGACTCCCTGCTCTGCCTCCTCTCTCAG GCCGAGACGCCGATGGAGGTGTACGCCGACGGGCACGACAAGTTCCGGACGTGGCGATTCCCGGAGCACGACTTCACGCTGATGGTGATGTGGACGGAGTTCTTCGTGCACGCGGAGCCGGTGGTCGGCGCCGAGGGCgagccgacgccgtcgttcgacATCCACCTCGACAGGCTGAGCGCCAACTGGACACGCCGCCTGCCGGAGCTCGACTACGCCGTCATCTCCTGCGGCAACTGGTTCAACCGCCCCAACTACCTCTGGGagggcggccgccgcgtcggctGCGTCAAGTGCAGCGAGGCCAACCTCAGCGACGTCGGCGTCCCCtacgccgtccgccgcgtggtgcgcgccgccgtcgagggcATCGCGCGGTGCCGGGGCTGCAGGAGCGGCCTCGTCGCGTTCCTGCGGACCTACTCGCCGGACCACTTCGAGCACGGCTCCTGGTTCAACGGTGGCTACTGCAACCGGACGCGGCcgctggaggaggcggagctgcGCCCGGACAGCGCCGCGTGGGAGCTGCGGAGGGTGCAGCTCGAGGAGGTGAGGCGGGcgaggaagacggcggcggcggcgagcggcggcgggaggaggttCGAGTTGCTGGACGTGACGAAGGCGATGATGATGCGCGCCGACGGCCACCCCGGCGCGCACATCGACCCGAGGTGGCAGAGGGCCATCAGCGACTGCCTGCACTGGTGCATGCCGGGCCCCGTCGACATGTGGAACGAGCTGCTGCTCCGGAGGATCACCGagatctcgccgccggcggccgcgaggTGA
- the LOC102710133 gene encoding protein ALTERED XYLOGLUCAN 4-like isoform X3 yields the protein MKKPAAGMAPLPPSPTKSKAGTGSGSPRLLHSVSGEWSVVVRRNVKSSLLLLLVLSTFFVVSVLRSSRSFAPPPPAAASEAQALTPQGETVPGDDGRGDDQEQISDAAGNNVAAERERSSSADISLPSTNSSTEAAAAAAPSHAVDMEEKCDMSMGKWVREPKGAVYTHMCATLAEYKNCQKHGKDPGHLYWRWQPDGCDLPRFSPERFLAAVRGKRLAFIGDSLARNQMDSLLCLLSQAETPMEVYADGHDKFRTWRFPEHDFTLMVMWTEFFVHAEPVVGAEGEPTPSFDIHLDRLSANWTRRLPELDYAVISCGNWFNRPNYLWEGGRRVGCVKCSEANLSDVGVPYAVRRVVRAAVEGIARCRGCRSGLVAFLRTYSPDHFEHGSWFNGGYCNRTRPLEEAELRPDSAAWELRRVQLEEVRRARKTAAAASGGGRRFELLDVTKAMMMRADGHPGAHIDPRWQRAISDCLHWCMPGPVDMWNELLLRRITEISPPAAAR from the exons ATGAAGAAGCCGGCCGCCGGAATGGCGCCTCTTCCTCCGTCGCCGACCAAGAGCAAAGCCGgcaccggcagcggcagccCGAGACTGCTTCACAGCGTCAGCGGCGAGTGGAGCGTCGTGGTGCGGCGGAACGTCAAGtcctcgctgctgctgctgctcgtgcTCTCCACCTTCTTCGTCGTCTCCGTCCTCCGCTCCTCCCGGAgcttcgcgccgccgccaccggccgccgccagcgaGGCACAGGCACTGACGCCGCAGGGCGAGACTGTTcctggcgacgacggcagagGTGATGATCAAGAACAGATCAGTGACGCTGCAGGAAACAATGTGGCAGCTGAACGCGAACGGAGCTCGTCTGCTGACATCTCGCTGCCATCGACGAACTCATCAactgaagcagcagcagctgctgctccaAGTCATGCCG TGGACATGGAGGAGAAATGCGACATGTCGATGGGGAAATGGGTGAGGGAGCCGAAGGGCGCAGTGTACACGCACATGTGCGCGACGCTGGCGGAGTACAAGAACTGCCAGAAGCACGGCAAGGATCCTGGCCACCTCTACTGGCGGTGGCAGCCCGACGGGTGCGACCTGCCGCGGTTCTCGCCGGAGCggttcctcgccgccgtccgcggcAAGCGGCTCGCCTTCATCGGCGACTCGCTGGCGCGCAACCAGATGGACTCCCTGCTCTGCCTCCTCTCTCAG GCCGAGACGCCGATGGAGGTGTACGCCGACGGGCACGACAAGTTCCGGACGTGGCGATTCCCGGAGCACGACTTCACGCTGATGGTGATGTGGACGGAGTTCTTCGTGCACGCGGAGCCGGTGGTCGGCGCCGAGGGCgagccgacgccgtcgttcgacATCCACCTCGACAGGCTGAGCGCCAACTGGACACGCCGCCTGCCGGAGCTCGACTACGCCGTCATCTCCTGCGGCAACTGGTTCAACCGCCCCAACTACCTCTGGGagggcggccgccgcgtcggctGCGTCAAGTGCAGCGAGGCCAACCTCAGCGACGTCGGCGTCCCCtacgccgtccgccgcgtggtgcgcgccgccgtcgagggcATCGCGCGGTGCCGGGGCTGCAGGAGCGGCCTCGTCGCGTTCCTGCGGACCTACTCGCCGGACCACTTCGAGCACGGCTCCTGGTTCAACGGTGGCTACTGCAACCGGACGCGGCcgctggaggaggcggagctgcGCCCGGACAGCGCCGCGTGGGAGCTGCGGAGGGTGCAGCTCGAGGAGGTGAGGCGGGcgaggaagacggcggcggcggcgagcggcggcgggaggaggttCGAGTTGCTGGACGTGACGAAGGCGATGATGATGCGCGCCGACGGCCACCCCGGCGCGCACATCGACCCGAGGTGGCAGAGGGCCATCAGCGACTGCCTGCACTGGTGCATGCCGGGCCCCGTCGACATGTGGAACGAGCTGCTGCTCCGGAGGATCACCGagatctcgccgccggcggccgcgaggTGA